One Maribacter cobaltidurans genomic window carries:
- a CDS encoding nickel-dependent hydrogenase large subunit: MSVTELNISPVGRVEGDLDVKVYIDNGKVTRAHTQAAMFRGFEKIMAGKDPQSGLIVTPRICGICGGSHLYCASSALDTAWGTKLTPNALLLRAIGQASETLQSIPRWYYAIFATDLANKKYADKPLYKEVVKRWSAYVGETFQKGLTASGLPVQIYALFGGQWPHSSYMVPGGVMCAPTLKDITRAHAILAQFKNDWLEPIWLGCSIERYMEIKSWDDMLAWVEENESQKNSDLGLLIRAGIEFGLDKFGQGVGKFLATGTYLHKDRYNNPTIEGRNDALISSSGFFDGENYHEFDHMKVSEHVKHSWYKDQEDGLHPWDEPLPTPMKSQTLHDSDFDNQYSWAKAPRYDGHAAEAGPLARVIMNANPNNKEHQIRDPLFGDIMKKLGPSVFTRVLARVHEAPRIYKFIEQWLSEIDLDGEFYTKPVEKDGKGFGATEAARGALAHWIEIKDGVIKNYQVMAPTTWNVGPQDGNDNPGPIETALLGTTIEDPLDPVEVGIVARSFDSCLVCTVHAHDAQSGVELSRFKL, translated from the coding sequence ATGTCAGTAACAGAATTAAATATATCTCCCGTTGGTCGTGTTGAGGGCGATTTGGATGTGAAGGTCTATATTGACAACGGCAAAGTCACACGCGCCCATACGCAAGCAGCGATGTTCAGGGGTTTTGAGAAAATCATGGCAGGCAAGGATCCACAATCGGGACTCATTGTTACTCCTAGAATTTGTGGTATTTGTGGAGGGTCGCACCTATATTGTGCATCCTCGGCATTAGATACTGCTTGGGGAACAAAGCTAACCCCAAATGCTCTTTTGTTGAGAGCGATTGGTCAGGCTTCGGAAACCCTTCAAAGTATCCCAAGATGGTATTATGCGATTTTCGCCACGGATTTAGCTAATAAAAAGTATGCCGATAAACCTTTATATAAGGAAGTGGTAAAACGCTGGTCCGCCTATGTCGGAGAAACCTTTCAAAAGGGATTGACGGCAAGTGGACTGCCAGTTCAGATTTATGCCTTGTTCGGTGGTCAATGGCCCCACTCAAGTTACATGGTGCCGGGTGGGGTGATGTGCGCTCCTACCTTAAAGGATATTACCAGAGCTCATGCTATACTCGCACAATTTAAAAACGATTGGTTAGAACCGATTTGGTTAGGTTGCTCTATCGAGCGTTATATGGAAATCAAATCTTGGGACGACATGTTGGCGTGGGTCGAAGAAAATGAATCTCAAAAGAATAGTGATCTGGGATTGTTGATTCGTGCGGGTATCGAATTTGGTTTGGATAAATTCGGTCAAGGTGTTGGTAAATTCTTAGCAACAGGAACATACTTGCATAAAGACAGATATAATAATCCAACTATTGAAGGTAGAAATGACGCCTTAATTAGCTCAAGTGGATTCTTTGATGGTGAAAATTATCATGAGTTTGACCACATGAAAGTGAGCGAGCACGTTAAGCATTCGTGGTATAAAGACCAAGAAGATGGGCTTCACCCTTGGGATGAACCGCTTCCGACACCTATGAAATCGCAGACATTGCATGATAGTGACTTTGATAATCAATATAGCTGGGCAAAAGCTCCGCGTTATGACGGACATGCTGCTGAAGCTGGTCCGTTGGCTAGGGTGATTATGAACGCTAACCCAAATAATAAGGAACATCAAATTAGAGATCCTTTATTTGGTGATATCATGAAAAAGCTAGGGCCTAGCGTATTCACTAGAGTTCTTGCTAGAGTTCATGAAGCTCCTAGAATCTATAAATTCATTGAACAATGGTTATCTGAAATTGATTTAGATGGTGAGTTCTACACCAAACCTGTTGAGAAAGACGGCAAAGGTTTTGGTGCTACGGAAGCAGCAAGAGGAGCCTTAGCACATTGGATTGAAATTAAAGATGGTGTTATCAAAAACTATCAAGTTATGGCCCCAACAACTTGGAATGTTGGTCCGCAAGATGGTAATGATAATCCAGGACCTATTGAGACCGCTCTTTTGGGCACAACGATCGAAGACCCATTAGATCCAGTAGAAGTAGGTATTGTAGCG